The Calypte anna isolate BGI_N300 chromosome 2, bCalAnn1_v1.p, whole genome shotgun sequence genome includes a window with the following:
- the POMGNT2 gene encoding protein O-linked-mannose beta-1,4-N-acetylglucosaminyltransferase 2, producing the protein MNIAAVFNALLVSVLAAVLWKYFKLREHAFGVEEELVLMRQSQELSQVQIDYHAALQALVEEGTRMVCTGKMHTDRICRFESLCYSTEAEEFVYFHSNSSVMLPNLGSRRFQPALLDLSSVEDHNTQYFNFVELPAAALKFMPKPVFVPDVALIANRFNPDNLMHVFHDDLLPIYYTMQQFSDLDLEARLFFMEGWSEGAHFDLYKLLSNKQPLLREQLKTLGRLVCFTKAYVGLSKITTWYQYGFVQPQGPKANILVSGNEIRQFTKFMMQKLNVSLEESSNEEYIVVFSRTINRLILNEAELILALAQEFQMKTITVSLEEHSFSDIVRLISNASMLVSMHGAQLVMSLFLPRGATVVELFPYAINPEHYTPYKTLATLPGMDLQYIAWQNTVREDTITYPDRPWDQGGIAHLDKAEQERIIKSTEVPRHLCCRNPEWLFRAYQDTKVNIPSLIHVIRQTVKSKPGPKKQKWSGSLYPGKVRDAKCQASVQGTSEAKLSVSWHIPWNLKYLKVREVKYEVWIQEQGENTYMPYILSHQNHTFSENIKPFTVYLVWIRCIFNKNLLGPFADVLLCST; encoded by the coding sequence ATGAACATAGCAGCTGTGTTTAATGCCCTGCTCGTGTCTGTCCTGGCTGCCGTGCTGTGGAAGTACTTCAAGCTGCGTGAGCATGCCTTCGGGGTCGAGGAGGAGTTGGTCCTCATGCGTCAGTCTCAGGAACTCTCTCAGGTTCAGATTGACTACCACGCAGCTCTGCAGGCCCTGGTGGAGGAGGGTACCAGGATGGTGTGCACTGGCAAGATGCACACCGATCGCATCTGTCGCTTTGAGTCCCTCTGCTACTCTACCGAGGCTGAGGAGTTTGTCTACTTTCACAGCAACTCCTCAGTCATGCTGCCCAACCTGGGTTCCCGGAGgttccagccagctctgctcgACCTCTCTTCGGTGGAGGATCACAACACCCAGTACTTCAATTTTGTggagctgccagctgctgccctgAAATTTATGCCAAAGCCGGTCTTTGTGCCTGACGTTGCACTGATTGCCAACAGGTTCAACCCAGACAACTTGATGCACGTCTTTCATGACGACCTCCTCCCGATTTATTACACCATGCAGCAGTTCTCTGATTTAGATCTGGAGGCAAGGCTCTTCTTCATGGAAGGGTGGAGTGAAGGTGCTCACTTTGACCTCTACAAGTTACTGAGTAACAAGCAGCCACTCCTCAGGGAGCAGCTTAAAACCCTGGGCAGGCTCGTCTGCTTTACCAAAGCTTACGTGGGACTGTCCAAAATCACCACCTGGTACCAGTACGGATTTGTCCAGCCACAAGGGCCAAAAGCTAACATTTTGGTTTCTGGTAACGAGATCAGGCAGTTCACCAAATTCATGATGCAGAAGCTGAACGTCAGCTTGGAGGAAAGCTCCAATGAGGAGTACATCGTAGTGTTCAGTCGAACAATCAACAGACTTATCCTAAATGAGGCAGAACTAATCCTGGCTCTCGCTCAGGAGTTTCAGATGAAAACCATTACTGTCTCTCTGGAGGAGCATTCATTTTCTGACATTGTCCGGTTGATCAGCAATGCATCCATGCTGGTCAGCATGCATGGGGCTCAATTAGTCATGTCTCTCTTCCTGCCAAGAGGTGCCACAGTGGTGGAGCTCTTTCCTTATGCTATCAACCCTGAACACTATACCCCTTATAAAACCCTGGCAACCCTTCCTGGCATGGACTTGCAGTACATTGCGTGGCAGAACACCGTCAGGGAAGACACCATTACCTACCCAGACAGACCTTGGGATCAGGGTGGGATTGCTCATCTGGACAAAGCTGAACAGGAGCGCATCATTAAGAGCACGGAGGTGCCGCGGCACCTCTGCTGCCGCAACCCCGAGTGGCTGTTCCGTGCCTACCAGGACACGAAGGTGAACATCCCTTCTCTCATCCATGTCATCAGGCAGACCGTGAAGTCTAAGCCTGGGCCCAAAAAGCAGAAGTGGTCCGGTAGCCTCTACCCTGGCAAAGTGAGGGATGCCAAGTGTCAAGCCTCTGTCCAGGGCACAAGCGAAGCTAAACTTTCCGTGTCCTGGCATATCCCCTGGAACCTGAAGTACCTGAAGGTCAGAGAAGTGAAATATGAGGTGTGGATACAAGAGCAAGGGGAAAACACTTACATGCCTTATATACTGTCTCACCAGAATCACACCTTCTCAGAAAACATTAAGCCCTTCACAGTATATCTGGTGTGGATACGCTGCATCTTCAACAAAAATCTCCTGGGACCTTTTGCAGATGTGCTCTTGTGTAGTACATAA